The following coding sequences lie in one Haematobia irritans isolate KBUSLIRL chromosome 3, ASM5000362v1, whole genome shotgun sequence genomic window:
- the DNaseII gene encoding deoxyribonuclease II, which yields MKILLKCLMLLLFINLPGILCATSPAQVSCKDENGDNVDWFYLYKLPMHYAPKDPTNTRDNSGFHYLYISSVSFEQWSLSNRTINESNSMAASTLSPLFANDSILLLAYNDEFPNGTVVFSGGHTKGVVASDGVTGLWLIHSVPKYPSIPKHEYPSTGAHYGQSFLCVTFPAGEMEKVGEQLLFNEPNIYHSHVPKTLVDRFPTLEKVIKGQWISQKPFNNVLNLVSLQGNTFKSFAKTSKFNQELYEDFLAPVLDTNLLVETWRNGAGNLPSNCSRNDNVYNVKSLKSEDLGVDFKTSQDHSKWAVSQSVGLKFWRWRLPSTSNWICVGDINRQEHQLMRGGGVLCQQNSKIAKLYRNLVQDYESCHK from the exons atgaaaatactACTTAAATGCTTAATGCTTCTATTGTTTATAAATCTACCTGGGATTTTGTGTGCAACAAGTCCTGCCCAGGTATCGTGTAAAGATGAAAATGGTGATAATGTCGATTG gttttatttatacaaattacCCATGCATTATGCCCCCAAAGATCCAACAAATACTAGGGATAATAGTGGTTTCCATTATCTATATATATCAAGCGTATCTTTTGAACAGTGGAGTTTGTCGAATAGAACGATTAATGAATCGAACTCGATGGCAGCTTCAACTTTGAGTCCTTTGTTTGCCAACGATTCAATATTGTTATTGGCTTACAATGATGAATTTCCCAATGGTACTGTAGTGTTTTCTGGAGGCCATACCAAAGGGGTAGTAGCCAGTGATGGTGTAACTGGACTATGGCTAATACATTCAGTACCAAAATATCCATCCATACCAAAACACGAATATCCCTCTACAGGGGCGCATTATGGTCAAAGCTTCTTATGTGTCACTTTTCCAGCTGGCGAAATGGAAAAGGTGGGCGaacaattattatttaatgAACCCAATATATACCACAGCCATGTTCCCAAGACATTGGTTGATAGATTTCCTACTTTGGAAAAAGTCATAAAAGGTCAATGGATTTCACAAAAGCCTTTTAAtaatgttttaaatttggtttcCTTACAAGGAAATACTTTCAAATCCTTTGCTAAGACCAGTAAATTTAATCAAGAATTATATGAAGATTTTTTGGCGCCAGTATTAGATACTAATCTTCTGGTAGAAACTTGGCGTAATGGAGCTGGAAATTTACCCTCAAATTGCTCACGTAATGATAATGTTTATAATGTGAAAAGTCTTAAATCCGAAGATCTCGGGGTCGATTTTAAAACTTCCCAAGATCATTCCAAATGGGCCGTTTCACAAAGTGTGGGGTTGAAATTTTGGCGTTGGCGTTTACCCAGTACAAGTAATTGGATTTGTGTAGGTGATATTAACCGTCAAGAGCATCAATTGATGCGTGGTGGTGGGGTTCTTTGCCAACAAAATTCTAAAATAGCCAAATTGTACCGTAATTTAGTACAAGACTATGAATCGTGTCATaaataa